CTTAAGAGCCTGAAAACGGGGAGAGTTTTGGAGAATACTTTTTCTTCCGGCACCAAAGTAAACCTCGCAAGAGTGGAAAGACGTCCATACCAATATCTCTATAAAGATGATATGGGCTATTACTTCATGCATCTTGAAACTTTCGAACAGGTTCATGTACACGAGGATCTTATAGACAATCATCAGTTCCTCCTTGAAGGCATGGGTGTTGAAATAGTTGTACATGCTGATACAGAGACAATTCTTAACGTTGACATTCCTCAGTTTGTGGTAATGGAAGTTGTTTATTCCGAGCCTGGACTAAGAGGCGATACCGCTACCAACACTCTTAAACAGGCAAAAGTACAGAACGGCGAAACTATCATGGTCCCGCTGTTTGTTAATACCGGCGATAAGATAAAAATAGATACTACCGACAAGACTTATGTTGAAAGGGTAAAAGCTTAATAATTAGTATGGAAGATAAAAAGATTCCAACGGACAGGCTTAAGATCTCTAAATTCAAATTAGACTCATTGCTCGATATCACATTATCGATCAATGCGAATTTGCCTACCGAGGACCTTTTATCCAAATACGAATCTATTCTGCGTAATAACCTTGGGATTGGAAAGATCCTTATCTATAAACGATCTGAAACCTGGGGCTGTCTGCTAAATGGCGGGTTCCCGAAACACTATGAGACTATTGATGTCGAATCGAAGTTACTTGGTATAACAGAGATTGAATATGTAACTCCGGCACTTGGCTTTGATGCGGTAGATATAATTGTCCCTGTTTATAATAATAATGTCCACCTCGCTTTCGTATTTATCGGCGACATTGAGGAAGAGGGTGAGGGAATGAGTCCGGTTCTTAAGCATCTTAACTTTATTCAGACAATCTCAAGCATAATAATCGTTGCAATTGAGAATATCAGACTGTTTAAAGAGAGTCTCCTTCAGGAAGCATTTAAGAAGGAGCTCGAGCTTGCTGCAAGGATGCAGCAGATGCTTATACCTGATGACGATCAGATGCCAAAAAATCCAAAGGTAATCGTAAATGGCTTCTATTATCCTCATTATGAAGTTGGCGGCGACTATTACGATTGTATTAAACTCTCCGAGACGAAGACCGGATTTTGTATTGCCGATGTTTCCGGGAAGGGAATATCTGCTGCCATCCTGATGTCAAATTTCCAGGCGAGCTTAAGAGCCCTTTTTACACATGACATAAACCTTGAAGTCCTAATTACAAAGTTAAATTCGATAGTTGCAGTGAATGCTGCCGGAGAGAAGTTTATAACCTTTTTTGTTGCCAGATACGATCATAAGACCGGAGTTCTTGAATATATAAATGCAGCTCATAACCCTCCGGTTCTTTATGATACTGTTACAGGAAATGTACTTCACCTGAAAGCGTCGTGTGTAGGCCTTGGAATGCTCGATGAAATACCTGTTGTACATAAATCTGAGCTGGTCATTGACAATTACTCAAAGATTGTATGTTACACCGACGGGCTATCGGAATTAAAAGGAGACGATGGCAAAGATATCGGAACAGGGGTAATTATCAGACATATATCGAATTTGAATCCTGTTGCAGGCAACGTAAGGGAAATGATCAGAGAGCTTGGATTACCACACAATAATCCATCCACCTTTGATGATGTTTCGATAATTGTTGCAGACCTGATAAGGTAATTTTCTAACGAACCCTTATGAGATAGTAATTTTTCTTGCCCTTCTGAACCAGAAGGTATTTTCCGTTAAGCAGTAACTCTTTACCAACTGTCATTTCAGGATTCTCAATTTTTAATTTATTGATACTGAGACCCCCTCCTGAACAAGTCTCCTTAACTCACCTTTAGAAGGAAAAACCTGGGTGTGTTCTGCGCAAAGATCGGCTATTGTTACACCGCTAACAATAATATCCATCTTAACATCAAACACCGGAACCCCTTCAAAAACTGAAAGGAAAGTGCTCTCACTCATTCGTGTAAGAGATTCTGTAGTTCCCTTTCCAAACAAGATCTGAGATGCCTCAACAGCACCTTCATAGTCGCTCCTTGAGTGTACCATAACTGTTACCTCTTCTGCAAGCCGCTTCTGAAGTAGTCTTTCATGGGGAGCTTTATTGTGCTCATTTATAATACATTCTATCTCTTCCTGTCCCAGGATAGTAAAGATCTTAATATATTTCGATGCATCCTCATCAGATACATTAAGCCAGAACTGGTAAAACTGGTATGGCGTTGTTTTCTCAGGGTCGAGCCAAACATTACCCGACTCTGTTTTCCCGAATTTTGAACCGTCAGCTTTTGTTATGAGCGGACATGTCAGCGCATAAGCCTCACCACCAGCCTTTCGTCTGATAAGCTCGGTTCCGGTAACGATGTTTCCCCACTGGTCGGAACCACCCATCTGAAGCCTGCAGTTGTTATTATTGTACAGATGGAGAAAGTCTGTACCCTGAACCAGCTGATAGGAAAACTCTGTAAATGACATCCCGTCTTTGGATTCAGATCCGATTCTTTTTTTAACAGAATCTTTCGACATCATGTAATTCACTGTGATATGCTTGCCGATATCCCTTATAAATCCAAGGAACGAATAATCCTTCATCCAGTCATAATTATTGACCATTACCGCCCTGTTCTCCTTCTCTGACTGGAAATCGAGAAACTTTGAAAGCTGCTTTTTAATACCTTCCTGGTTCTTTCTGAGCGACGCCTCATCAAGAAGATTCCTTTCCTCAGATTTTCCGGAAGGATCACCAATCATTCCGGTTGCTCCTCCAACAAGTGCAATCGGGGTATGTCCCGCTCTCTGGAAATGAACCAGCAGCATTACCTGCACCATGTGACCAATATGTAATGAGTCGGCGGTCGGATCGAATCCAATATATCCGCTTGTTTTTCTTTTTTAACAGCTCTTCAGTACCGGGCATGATATCGTGTATCATGCCTCTCCATTTCAGTTCGTCAATAAAATTCATATAAGTTAAATTTCAGAGATGCAAATATAGCAAAGCGGGTCAGATAGTAACAGGTTCAGGTTTCTTTTTAAACCTGTCGAAGCTCTGTCCGAATCCTCCCTCTCCTATAATAGGAAAAATAACAGGAGCAATATCGGATATAGGATTGAAAAATATCGATTGTTCAATTGTTTCCTTTGGAAGAAAAGATCTTTTATCATTAATGACATTCAGCACTACAAAAAACACACTCATAATAAGAACCGATTTCAGCAGTCCGAATACAATACCTAAAATCCGGTTGACAAATCCCAGGGAAACGGCATTGACAATTTTATCAGCAACGATGCCGATAAAATGAATAATCACAACTATTATGGCGAAGGTAATAATGAAAGCAATAACCCCCACATACTGACCGGTCATATCAAAATAATCGTAAAGTTTAGCAGCAGTAAAGCTTGAGAACTTAATAGCACCCCAGATACCAAGAATCAGTGCTGCCAGTGAAGCTACCTCCTTAACCAGTCCGTTAATAAATCCCATTACCATAGATAGTATGAGGATAACGACTATTGTAATATCAATCCAGTTCATATCTTAATTATTTGAAAGAATCAAAGATAATTTATTTTCAATTAGAATTTTAGAGGACAATGAATCCCATAAAGTAAATGGCGGGTTTCTGATCCAAATTATTGACACTGTATGTTTTATTTGACTTGCGTCAGACTCTTTCATAACTTTAACTAATAAAATCATTTAGAAGGTATTTAAAAGTCTTTACCATGAAAACAAAACTCTTCCTCTCCTTACTTTTGTCTTTAAACTTTTATCTTTTGTCTTCCCAGGTTCCCAGGGAATAAACTACCAGGCCCTTGCAGGTGATCCATCCGGTAATCCAATCAGGAATACTGAGCTTCAGGTAAAAATCAGTATTCTTTCAGACACAATTCTCCCTGTAACTGTATGGGAAGAACTGCATCCCCTGGTCAGAACAAATGCACATGGGATCTTTTCTCTTGTCGTGGGAAAAGGAACCCGGCTGCCTGCCTCTACTGTATCCAAGTTCGGTGACATCAGCTGGAAAACCTCCCAACTGTATATCAAAACCCAGGTATACTATCAAAGTGCATGGAAGACAATGGGATCAGCTAAACTGTGGAGTGTGCCATATTCACTGGTAGCAGACAATCTTAGCGGTGCAGTCGGAAAGCTATCTGTTGCAGGAACGACTGAAGCAATGGATGAAGCACTTTTTGAGGTGAAGAACAAGAATGGACAAACAGTTTTTGCAGTTTATAATGAAGGAGTCAGGGTATATGTTGATGATGGAGCAAAAAGTCCTAAAGGAGGTTTTGCCATTGGCGGATTTGATGTTGAAAAAGGGACCCTGGTAAACTACTTTATTATTAGTCCCGACAGTGCCAGGATTTACATTAACAATGCCTCATCATCAAAGGTACCAAAAGGTGGTTTTGCAATTGGTGGATTTGATAATGAAAAGGGGACAGCCACACGTGATCTTTTAACGGTAAGCGATGATAGCATAAGAATGTATATCGACAACAACACAAAAACACCAAAGGGAGGATTTGCAATTGGTGGTTTTGATAATGAAAAGGAATAAACAGACATTTCCTTGATGTATCTACTGATGCAACAGGAATAGTAAATCCTTCTCAAAACAGGATACTCTGGTACCCGATTAAGAATGCTTTTCTGGCAGGTAAAGTACTGATTGAAAAACCTGATAGTGTTGGAGAAAACTCGATGGCAATAGGTTACGAATCTAAAGCAAAGGGACAGTTTTCTCAGGCAATGGGCTACCAGGCAATAGCGAGGGGTAAATATTCAACATCAATCGGGTTTCAGTCTGCTGCAAATAATGATAACTCATTCGCATTCGGACAATGGGCAATTGCTAAAAGTGCTGAGAGCTATGCCTTTGGCAGGGGAGCTATTGCAGAGGGTTTCAGAAGTTTTGCCTTTGGAAGTGCAGGGGTTGATTCCTTAGGCAAGAGGACCGGAGTTGCATATGCAAAAGGAGATTATGCATTTTCTATAGGACAGGGTTCACAAGCCCTGAATGGTGGTGCATTTGCTATTGGAATTGGTGATACAGCAAGGGGATGGGGATCAACTGCTATAGGATATAAGACTCTTGCAAATGGAAGTGTTTCAACATCAATCGGATCTGAGACAAAGGCAATTGGTAATTCCTCAACAGCAATGGGATATAGAACAATAGCAAGTGAATGGGCTTCTATGGCAACAGGAGACAGGACAGTTGCTTCAGGTGGAAGTTCATTTGCCGGAGGGAACTTAAGCAGGGCCATTGGTCATGCCGATTTTTCTTTCGGATATAACAACGTTGCCAGCGGTGGACAATCAGTCGCTTTGGGTTTCAACACCCGTGCAACAAACTGGTTTTCAACCGCTACAGGCAGTCAAACTCATGCAGGTGGCAATGCTTCATTTGCGGGAGGTCAGGATTGTGAAGCAACTGGAGATGCCTCCTTCTCGTTTGGATGGAATGGACTCTCCAGTGGTGGCGGTTCAGTAACATTTGGTCATAATGCCAAGGCCACAAATTTTGCTTCTTTTGCGACAGGTAGTGAAACTTATTCTTCAGGTGCTTGCTCTCTTGCAGGAGGAAAATTTTCTCAGGCACGCGGAAACAATTCTGTTTCTTTTGGCGACAACACAAAAGCTATTGGTAATCAGAGCTTTGCTATGGGAAATAATAATGAATCCCATGGAAATTCTTCTGTTTCATTTGGGTCATTTACCAAGTCTAAGTCATTTGGATCCATGGTTATTGGACAGTACAATGATACATCGGGTGTGCAACCTGATTATTGGCTTGGAACTGATCCTGCTTTTGTTATTGGAAACGGCACATCAAACACTAACCGTAAAAACGCTTTTACAGTTTTACAGAACAGCAATGTCGGTATAAACATGGTTAATCCACAGCAGAAGCTCGATATAGCTAGTGGAAATGGCAGGGTTGAATCGGGTTACAACTGGCTTACAAGTTCCGATATTCGGTTCAAAAAGAATATCTCAACCCTTGAATCCTCATTGGAAAAGGTAATCAGAATGAGGGGTGTCCGGTACGATATTAGTGCTGATGAAGTTTCTGATGATCTTCCAGGGGAAAATATCGGATTTATTGCCCAGGAACTTGAAACTGTTGTTCCGGAAGTTGTCGTAACCGGATCTGATGGATACAAATCCGTCGCTTATGATAAAATAACTGCCGTGCTGACTGAAGCCATTAAAGAACAGCAGAAACAGATCGAGAACTACAGGAAGGAAAACCTAGATCTAAAATCAGAACTTGATGAGCTGAAAACACTTGTTAATAATCTTCTGGTGAAGCAGAATCTTAAGAGCGACAATTAGTTTCTGATTCAAATGAATAATCCCTTATGTGATTGTACATAAGGGATTATTTTTTGTAGCCCCACCAGGAATCGAACCTGAATCTAAGGTTTAGGAAACCTCCATTCTATCCATTGAACTATGGGGCCGGTATTAGAAGCGCAAAAGTATGTTATTTTTTTATTATTACAAACGATCATGTATTGGGAATCGACAAACGACTCACGGCTCACGACGCAAGGAAGAAAAGAAACAGTCTGTCGTGCGTCGTGCATCGTGTGTCGTGTGTCGTGCGTCGTGCGTCGTGCGTCGTGCGCCCTTACTTCCCTATTCTATAAAGATATTTCTCTGTCCGTAATATCACCTCATTCCTCACAAACGCTGGTGTAGCCCAAATCCCTGAATCCATAAGATTCTGTGCAACAACCTCATACTTCCTGCCTGCTTTGACAGCAATAACATCCCCCTTTGTAGAAAAGAACCATACATTCCCGTTTACATATACCGGCGATGAATTGAAATTGGTCCTTTGCCGTTCCGACCAGATCTCCTCCCCTGTCTTTGCATCAATGCACATCAGCATATTTCTGGTATTAACTGTATAAATCAAGCCATCTTTTATAACTGGTGTCAGCATCTGTGTCTGGGTCTGATTATCTCTCTTTCTCCAGAGAACATTAGTTGCTGTGATGTCACCTTTACCATCAGGGTTAACCGCAAGAAGCTCTGTGAAATTTGAAGACTCTGCATCAACCATAAAACCTGTATAGAAATAAACAATGCCATTTTCCGATATGGGCATCGGAACTGTCGACTCTGCACCCCTGATAACGCGCCAGACTTCCTCTCCGGTAAGTGGATCGTAAGCGAAACAGGCTGCTGAACCATTTGAGATTAAAAGATCGCGACCTTTTACATTAATGATTATCGGTGTAATATATGCCTTTGTTCCAATGTTTGGTAACGGCTTATAGGGCTCTTCCGGACGATCAGTACGCCAAACCTGCTTTCCCGTTGATTTGTCGAGCGCTATAACAAATCTTACATCTGTCCCTTCGTAATGCAAAATAAGCAGATTCTTATAGATTACAGGTGATGATCCCGGACCCTGAACATGCTTGCATTTAAGATCAGTCCGTTTCCAGACAATTGAACCGTCGGTTGTCTTTATGCAGGCTGTTCCCAGACTGCCATAATGAACATACACGAATCCCTTTTCTATACATGGCGAGGGACTAGCATAAGTGTTAATTGAGTGTTTTCCGATAGTTTCATCAGGAACTACAACTCTGATATCATGAAGAATCTTCCCGGTCTGATAATCAGCACAAACAGCGTAAAGTTCCTTTCCGTCGGGGGTTCCGGTAGTCATCCAGATCTGATTATCATATACAACAGGTGAGGAGTATCCTTTTCCGTGGATTTCCGTCTTCCATTTAATTGCTGTTGAATCCCATTTGAGAGGAGCCTCTCTGGAAACAGATATTGCATTCAGATTACTTCCCCTGAAATGAGTCCAGTTCTTATCCTGGGCTGCAGTATTCTGATTTAAAAAAATGAGAAGCGTAATTATCGAAAATAATATGCTACAGGATCTTCTTATCATATTGATATGTATTAGAATCAGGTTTTGTATTATTCAAATGAAATGAAAAATAAGCTAATATCAAAACTGGCAGGATATTTGTTATTTTCTTAACAGTAACCCTAAAATCAATTATTAAACAATATTACCAACCTAAGTCTAAGTAAAACCTGAATGCTATGAAAACAAAATTTTCCGTTCCAATGATCGTCATTGGATTATTATTAATGCTTGCAATTGGTTCTGCATCTTATGGTCAGGACTCAATTACGCAGAAATCGCAGATGCTCGACATTAAACTTCAGTTACTCGATTCCAAGCTTGATCTTCTTGACACAAAAATGAAACTCTGGGAAGCCAAGCCAAAAGAACTTGATATCAGACTTACAGAACTGAATACCAAGGTAAAAGAGCTTGATTTTGATCCTCAGCAAATGACAAAAAAGTTGAATGAAGTTGATTCAATGTTAAGAATAAGTCAGAGTCCGGTTCAGCAGGCTCAAAATCAGCCCGAAGTTGAGAAAGAAGAAGCTGTTGCAAAAGTCCCGGAGTTTTATCCTGTATATAATT
The nucleotide sequence above comes from Bacteroidales bacterium. Encoded proteins:
- the efp gene encoding elongation factor P, giving the protein MASTADFRNGLVIEFNNDLCTIVQFQHVKPGKGPAFVRTKLKSLKTGRVLENTFSSGTKVNLARVERRPYQYLYKDDMGYYFMHLETFEQVHVHEDLIDNHQFLLEGMGVEIVVHADTETILNVDIPQFVVMEVVYSEPGLRGDTATNTLKQAKVQNGETIMVPLFVNTGDKIKIDTTDKTYVERVKA
- a CDS encoding serine/threonine-protein phosphatase — its product is MEDKKIPTDRLKISKFKLDSLLDITLSINANLPTEDLLSKYESILRNNLGIGKILIYKRSETWGCLLNGGFPKHYETIDVESKLLGITEIEYVTPALGFDAVDIIVPVYNNNVHLAFVFIGDIEEEGEGMSPVLKHLNFIQTISSIIIVAIENIRLFKESLLQEAFKKELELAARMQQMLIPDDDQMPKNPKVIVNGFYYPHYEVGGDYYDCIKLSETKTGFCIADVSGKGISAAILMSNFQASLRALFTHDINLEVLITKLNSIVAVNAAGEKFITFFVARYDHKTGVLEYINAAHNPPVLYDTVTGNVLHLKASCVGLGMLDEIPVVHKSELVIDNYSKIVCYTDGLSELKGDDGKDIGTGVIIRHISNLNPVAGNVREMIRELGLPHNNPSTFDDVSIIVADLIR
- a CDS encoding CvpA family protein; its protein translation is MNWIDITIVVILILSMVMGFINGLVKEVASLAALILGIWGAIKFSSFTAAKLYDYFDMTGQYVGVIAFIITFAIIVVIIHFIGIVADKIVNAVSLGFVNRILGIVFGLLKSVLIMSVFFVVLNVINDKRSFLPKETIEQSIFFNPISDIAPVIFPIIGEGGFGQSFDRFKKKPEPVTI
- a CDS encoding tail fiber domain-containing protein; protein product: MAIGYESKAKGQFSQAMGYQAIARGKYSTSIGFQSAANNDNSFAFGQWAIAKSAESYAFGRGAIAEGFRSFAFGSAGVDSLGKRTGVAYAKGDYAFSIGQGSQALNGGAFAIGIGDTARGWGSTAIGYKTLANGSVSTSIGSETKAIGNSSTAMGYRTIASEWASMATGDRTVASGGSSFAGGNLSRAIGHADFSFGYNNVASGGQSVALGFNTRATNWFSTATGSQTHAGGNASFAGGQDCEATGDASFSFGWNGLSSGGGSVTFGHNAKATNFASFATGSETYSSGACSLAGGKFSQARGNNSVSFGDNTKAIGNQSFAMGNNNESHGNSSVSFGSFTKSKSFGSMVIGQYNDTSGVQPDYWLGTDPAFVIGNGTSNTNRKNAFTVLQNSNVGINMVNPQQKLDIASGNGRVESGYNWLTSSDIRFKKNISTLESSLEKVIRMRGVRYDISADEVSDDLPGENIGFIAQELETVVPEVVVTGSDGYKSVAYDKITAVLTEAIKEQQKQIENYRKENLDLKSELDELKTLVNNLLVKQNLKSDN
- a CDS encoding PQQ-binding-like beta-propeller repeat protein, translated to MIRRSCSILFSIITLLIFLNQNTAAQDKNWTHFRGSNLNAISVSREAPLKWDSTAIKWKTEIHGKGYSSPVVYDNQIWMTTGTPDGKELYAVCADYQTGKILHDIRVVVPDETIGKHSINTYASPSPCIEKGFVYVHYGSLGTACIKTTDGSIVWKRTDLKCKHVQGPGSSPVIYKNLLILHYEGTDVRFVIALDKSTGKQVWRTDRPEEPYKPLPNIGTKAYITPIIINVKGRDLLISNGSAACFAYDPLTGEEVWRVIRGAESTVPMPISENGIVYFYTGFMVDAESSNFTELLAVNPDGKGDITATNVLWRKRDNQTQTQMLTPVIKDGLIYTVNTRNMLMCIDAKTGEEIWSERQRTNFNSSPVYVNGNVWFFSTKGDVIAVKAGRKYEVVAQNLMDSGIWATPAFVRNEVILRTEKYLYRIGK